DNA sequence from the Anaerosporomusa subterranea genome:
AACAAAGCTTGGGAATACATTATAATCAAGGAACCGATTTGTTGGATTATCTTACTGACAAATCAGTATTCTCCTATCAAACCGGCTCTGTTGCTATACCGCAGGGGCCTGGCCTTGGCATCACCGTCAACGAAGAGCATGTACGGAAGATGGCTGCCGAGGGTCATAATTGGCGGAATCCTGTTTGGAGACATCCTGACGGGACTGTTGCTGAATGGTAAATCCTTTCGGGCGGCTGCTCAGCCGGCTGCCTAATTTTTTGCGGCAAGCCTGGTTGGCTCGTCAGTCAATAGGTGTCAAACTGTTTATCTTTGCGGCGATTCTCATTCTGGTCCCTTTGACTATTGTCGGCGCTATATCGTATCACCGCTCAGCGGTTGAACTTGAAAATGAGGCGCGCGACTATAGCAGCCAAGTGACCGAGCAGGTAGAATCTCATGTTGAATACTATATTCGCGATTTTGAGATCAATGCGTTGAAAATCATGAATCATCCAGATATGCTGCAGTTTTTGCGCATGACCAATCAGGAGCAAATTGAACAATCGAACATTCGCCAGAGTGTCGAACGGGTATTAAAGAATGCTGCCTACTCGCGCTCGGATATCTCGAACATCACCATTGTTCTCGATAAAATGCAGGTCATTGACTGCTATGGGACAAAAAGTCCCTATCCGGCGAGCGAGCTAATAAATGAATACTGGTATCATTCGGTACCGGTTAACGCAGTTCCTATCATGGTTAGCCGCGTCATTTCCTGGCCTGACCACAAAGAGCCGGTATTGTCCTTGGTCAAGCGGGTCCATAGCCCGAATACGCTCGAACCGATTGGGCTGCTGATCATTGATATTAACTTTCGACGGATTCAGGATATTGCTCAGGGTGTCAACGTTTGGCGCAATGGTCAGTTCTTTATTCTTGACAGCCAAGGGCATTATGTCTATCATCGCAACGAAGCTCTGTTAGGTCAGCCAGCTGCGCTTTCTTATCTCAGCCAATTGTATGAGGAGCCAGAGGGCTCATTTGTTGGCGGTAATGCCTCCAGTTTGACGACCTTCAGCTATTCGTATTATCTTAATTGGAAGTTTGTGACCGCTATTCCTTACCGGGAGATTAGCAATAGGGCGGCTCAGGTGGGCCGGACTACGGCAGTTACCGCTGTCGGCGCGTTGGGGCTTGCTTATCTTTTGGGCCTTGCTTTTGCTCGAACCATTGTCAGACCACTCAGGCGATTGCAACGCTACATGAAAAATGTGGAGGTTGGGCACTTTAACGAGAAGATTGTGGTTGAGTCTGAGGATGAGATTGGTGAGCTGACTCGAGGCTTCAATCGGATGACTGAGCGACTTTCCGCCTTAATGGAAGAGGTTTACTTCTCAAAACTGCGGGAGACAGAATCGATGTTGCGGCAAAAGGAAATGGAGCTAAAGGTGCTGCAAGCTCAGGTCGACCCGCATTTTCTTACCAATTCACTCGAAACCATCCGCGGTATGGCACTGGCAGGAGGCAATGAGACGGTCGCGTCCATGGCCGCATCGCTCGGTACTCTGTTGCGTTATAATTTGCGCAACACGGCGCCGACGGCAACACTGCGGGAAGAAGTGCATTTTTGCCAGGTCTATCTACAAATCCAAGAATATCGTTTTGAAAAGCAATGCGAATGCCGTTATATCATTCCTGATTGGGCATTGGAACTGCCGATTGTGAAATTTTCTTTACAGCCACTGGTGGAGAATTGTCTGTTGCATGGCCGTTGGGAAGATGGGAGGCCGCTTGCTATTACCATCGCGGCTAGCGGCCAAGAACAGGATTTTGTCATTGAAGTCATTGACAATGGAGTAGGCATTGCGGCTGACAAGCTGAAAGAACTGCGGGTTTCACTGCAAAATGCCGATCCAGGACCGGAAGTTGGCAGTATCGGCTTGCGCAATTTACATCGACGGATTATTAACTTGTTTGGCGACAGCTATGGGCTTAGCCTGGAAAGTGAGCCTGGAGTAGGGACAACAGTAACTATCCGGTTGCCCGTCGTTAGGCGGCAACTTAGGCCAGCTATGCAGGGGGACGGTATATGAGCTACAATATTTTGCTAGTTGATGACGAACGCTGGGTCCGAGCCGCCCTTAAGTGGACGATTGAACAGACAGGGCTTTCATTCCGTGTCGTTCATGAATGCGCAAATGGCCGGGAAGCGCTTGATTGGCTAAAGCAGAACCCTGTAGATCTAGTGATAACCGATATACGCATGCCAGTGATGGATGGACTGACGCTGGCTAAAGAAATCAAAGCCTATCGTAACCAACCGATTGATGTAATCATTATCAGTGTGCATGATGATTTTTCTCTAGTGCAGCAGGCCCTGCGCCAAGGAGTAACCGATTACCTGTTAAAGCCTGTCGAGATAGATCAGCTTTGCACCTGCTTAACAAATTGGCTTGATAAGCGCAATCCCCCTGCTATGCTAACAAAGGAAGCCCAGGATTCCCCTATGACCAAGGCACTTGCGTTCATCGCCTCAAGAATGCCAGGCGATGTCACGTTAGCCGAAACGGCGAAACATGTTCATGTCAATTCCTGTTATCTTAGTCAATTATTCAAACAACAAACTGGCGTGAACTTTGTCGACTATGTGGCAGACCTGCGAATCCGAGCGGCTAAAAAGTTGCTGACAACAACCACGTTGCGCGTCGCGGATATTGCTGAACGGCTGTGTTTCGCCGATATTTCCTATTTCAGCACCCAGTTTAAGAAGCACACCGGTTGTACGCCAACCGAGTACCGGGGCAAAAATCAGGTGCCGGTTAGGCAAGAACGTTATGAGTAATTTTAACACAGGAGTAGTATATGGAGATTGTTCAGCTTAGCCGTGGAATGAAGCAGGATGTAATTGAACAGATAAAACGTTATTTTGCCGCCGAAA
Encoded proteins:
- a CDS encoding sensor histidine kinase translates to MVNPFGRLLSRLPNFLRQAWLARQSIGVKLFIFAAILILVPLTIVGAISYHRSAVELENEARDYSSQVTEQVESHVEYYIRDFEINALKIMNHPDMLQFLRMTNQEQIEQSNIRQSVERVLKNAAYSRSDISNITIVLDKMQVIDCYGTKSPYPASELINEYWYHSVPVNAVPIMVSRVISWPDHKEPVLSLVKRVHSPNTLEPIGLLIIDINFRRIQDIAQGVNVWRNGQFFILDSQGHYVYHRNEALLGQPAALSYLSQLYEEPEGSFVGGNASSLTTFSYSYYLNWKFVTAIPYREISNRAAQVGRTTAVTAVGALGLAYLLGLAFARTIVRPLRRLQRYMKNVEVGHFNEKIVVESEDEIGELTRGFNRMTERLSALMEEVYFSKLRETESMLRQKEMELKVLQAQVDPHFLTNSLETIRGMALAGGNETVASMAASLGTLLRYNLRNTAPTATLREEVHFCQVYLQIQEYRFEKQCECRYIIPDWALELPIVKFSLQPLVENCLLHGRWEDGRPLAITIAASGQEQDFVIEVIDNGVGIAADKLKELRVSLQNADPGPEVGSIGLRNLHRRIINLFGDSYGLSLESEPGVGTTVTIRLPVVRRQLRPAMQGDGI
- a CDS encoding response regulator — protein: MSYNILLVDDERWVRAALKWTIEQTGLSFRVVHECANGREALDWLKQNPVDLVITDIRMPVMDGLTLAKEIKAYRNQPIDVIIISVHDDFSLVQQALRQGVTDYLLKPVEIDQLCTCLTNWLDKRNPPAMLTKEAQDSPMTKALAFIASRMPGDVTLAETAKHVHVNSCYLSQLFKQQTGVNFVDYVADLRIRAAKKLLTTTTLRVADIAERLCFADISYFSTQFKKHTGCTPTEYRGKNQVPVRQERYE